The Cryptomeria japonica chromosome 2, Sugi_1.0, whole genome shotgun sequence region GTAATAAAACTATGCCCATAAAGAATTATGACACATTCATACCCCCTATTAACTTGTAGAGGAAAGACAAGTAAGTCTCGGGTCTACGAAAATTTTGACaacataataatatataatataacatattaAGAACAATAATGAGGGAATACAAGAAGCATAGATAACAAAGAAGAGACAATGAGATATTTAGGGAAACCCTTTCGGATTAAAAAACACCTTCCAAAGCACATAgccaatgtattattcaacaacacatcaaaTTTGCATTACACTTCATATCTTTGGCCTTAACATGAAGATCAACATCCTACTCCTATAGAGGAAATCCAACATAACCTAaccctacaatcaaaactcttctaTCTTCTCAACTTTAGCACCCAAATAAATAGGCAATAAATAAGTAGGAAATCATAAACAACTTTAGGAAAGCTGTGTACCAACACAAGAGGTATGGAACCCAAATCTCCATGACACAAATTCTAATGAGCATGCCTATGTTTACGTTTCTAGACAAATAAAAAATAGTATTCCCTTATATGTTCAAGATTTATGTGTAACAAGGAACTAGTTAGGGCATCATATAATTTGGTcattttccatctttatcaacgTATTTTATAACATGCATCATAGACCCTCATAGAATTGGTCAAGAGACTTGATACACTTTGTGACTCCCTTTTTAGATCCTCTTATTGCATAGTAAAATCTCTTATGCGCTTAGATATGCTAGtggaaataaaaaaatgaaaaatgtagcAAAAGACACATGATAAATTCCCCTTCTACACTAAGAAGTGAGAAGCATGCATTGGTGAAGACAAGAAGTAAACCCTTTAACACATGAAGTTGCAATGATAATGGAAGCATAATGAATGAATGTAGCGATAGTAGATGAGATGTAGAAAAACCAATAGAGATGGGGTTCAAGTGCATGAGATTACAAAGAGAGACCAAGAGAGAGTCTGGAATAACGAAAAATGAAGCTGAAAAGGGAAAGATATAGAACTTAGAAAGGTATCCCAATGTTGGTGGAAATAGGAGACGTTTCACCACCAAAAACATTAGGTGTAATAATCCAACAATCACCTTGAGATTGTATTCTTGCAAGATGCTAGCATGACACACAGATATCTCTATAGCATGCAAGTGTCCTAGAGTCAAATAGTCAACATAGTTGAGAAAAAGGACAAAAATGATGACAAGGAAGACTAGGTAGGTGGATGAGGTGGATGCTCAAGtgttatcttcaattttagttgaaGCAGAGGTGCCATGTGACATGTTATTACATGGGGTGCAATTTATGACGTTATGTAATGCAATAATATGATAACAATAAGTGAAAAGATTGAATTCATACTTGAATGTAAAATATTTGTAGTTAGTTTTTCAATAGCTTTAGATTGGACTATATTGTAAAAACGCTTGTCAGGTCATCCCTCTAATTAGTTAGACCTTGTGAATGAGAGAATATGCTCTTTATATAGGATCACAACACTTTTTTAAATGTATGTTGACAAATAAAGATCAAATGAAGGGTCGAGATCGAGTTACAAATGACGAAGGCTTATACTCACAATATTTAAAATTTGAGCCTCTTTTGGagggactagggtgttgggcaccCGTGTCAACTCAAAAAGGGACCTCTAAAAGATGGAACAAAGTGTTAGGACCCTAAACATAGGACCTAgtatcaattttatcattttacGATGATTAAGTTGTAggcttatttttaaaattatagggTACATAGAACACAATAGACTTAAAATGGTCTAAGGGGAAACCACACTAAAGTAGGTGCAATTTAGAGTGTGAAATTGTTAATGTAAACTTTTTATGACACAACAATAGTAACAAAATTTTAAAACCTATATTATTCTATAACACATTTCTCATAGCATATCtaccaaaatttatttatttatttatttatttttcattgaaaCAAGGTCATATATGTCGAGTGACATGCActttttgagattttcaaataaTAATTGTTATTTCTCCTATTGTCTTGAACATAAGTAAAAAAAATTGTAATGTGCATACATTAACTAttcttttaaaatataatattaataaaaattgCTTATACTAAAGAATGCATGCTTATAAAATAAAATTCCTAGATGACTTCTTTTGATCTttgaaggttgaaacaaaattatGTTTTTATTATACTTTTAATACGTGTGAAGTAAACTCCATTAAGGGTTTGATTTGTGTCTAGGAGGTTCTATCTAAGGGgattttatttcaaataattcaattaaacccCTTTATATGGTACCTCTCTAGCTTAAAtcactaattttttaatttataaaaaatataattctaTATAAAATCTAAGAAGGATAATATTGTGAGATCAAGTTAGTGAGATTGTATAAAAAATTGACAAGTGCTACAACCCTTTAATTAACTACAAAATATATTCATAATTTTATTTCTCTTGTATTGAATGAATGTTtataaatttggagaagaattcttAAGTAGAATTATTTATTGGACGACATGCATCTACTATTATTTCTCATTTGTTGTTTTTTACATAGTTGAATGTGACTCTAAAACCCATAAATGACATTGATCTTAAAAACTTGATCTTCCATATGgataaaatgaataaaatccatAATTAgtagcataggagtgggaagtagGATTTTGTGCATTTTATGACTCAATAATAGACCTAGGGAAAATATAAAGTAGAAATTTAACTAATCATTTTGAGAGAATAGTGTTCTTCATGTATACACCAACTTCATTGAGATCATAGTAGGATATATTTTTGGTATAGTGGTAGAAATTGAGATCAAAGAATATACATTTTGCAACACAATAATTTATTCATCATGCATATCTTTAATTGAATTAAAAGTCTTGTTTAAGGTTGTCTCTAAGAAAACCATTCTAGGCTTGGTTGAGCCTAAAATGCAAGGGTGTTTACCCACTCTTAATAATTTATCTATTATCCATCACTCTTTGTTGATGAGCACATTTGTTCACCCTCAAGTATGACATCTCCTTGGCTTTGAGCTAGACAAATCCATTTAGACGTTTGACCTATGATTTTGGGAACCAATGCAATGTATATGTTTCTTTTGCAAACGTGTGAGGAAAATGGTATATTTAAACACCCTTTGTTCTCAATGCTAATTCTtgggcttcggccctagctcacctggtcgtggatcgcaacttaaggcatgggtatgctccccatggtcttgagtttgaGTCCCCgactgtgttaactctgtgtgtgttgctaccttgtgagcgggtcgtacacactgggggattagtctcgcttcggtgaggacacctccagattccatgatagtgaatataaaaaatgCTAATTCTTAATACACAAGTTGTTACAAGTGTAGAGGTTTCATTTAGCTAGACAACAAATTCCAATGAAAACTTTGAGTCGTTATTTCCATTGGTTATAGAAGATTATTGATGTCAAATTTTCTTCAATGATATACACCATCATCTTTTCAAACACATGAACATTCCTCTTTGACATtattaaattaatgtttattttccaaaaaaaaactgaTGACCATCTTAATATAAGtatttcaataaaaataatttttccTTCCAAAATATAATTCTTATAACATAAGTATAATTATCATAGCCATTGAAATAAAAGGGatccaataaaaaaataattttaacccattatttaattttctattatCATTAGACAAGTTAAACAATATTAATCTATACTAAAGCATTAAATTTATATAATGGTaagttattttaattaaaatataaaaaataaatataagattAATGCTTTTTGttgtaaaataaattaaaatataaaatatgaattcTATAATAAGGTTTcaccaataaaataatgaaaaaaggGATATAATCCAAAATACCACTTTGCAcaacaattaattttaaaattgaataatATAACTAATATGGAGTAGAACTTATTTCACAATCTTACCATGCGtatctatataaatataaataaatagagTAAGTTGTTGCTATGAATTAACATGGCATAATCACTTAAAGTATTaagtataaattttttaattattttttcttccttcaaataaaaaaaatcaatacaaaCCAATtagttttaaaattgaattttggtaTAGAATATAACTCGTTCACACAATCCTACAAtgcatatctatataaatatattgaaaaTTACATAACATAATTTATTGCTTTGAACTTACTTAATCCATTCACTTAAAATATGTGGAATATAATTTGAATttacattttaatattataattgaaatgaaatatattttaaactttttatacAATCTTATGATATTTGCCTACATGGATACTTTGAAGTAAATACATAACATCATTTGTTGTTATGGATTTACTTAGTATATTCATTCAAAATATATGATATGTGATTTGTCCAAAATAAATTTGTTGATCAAGTTGAAAGAAGAAAACCATATATAAATTGACAAACAAGAaacatatagcaattaaacatattGTACATTTAAATTACAAGACCATTAACTTTGAAGACATAGATTAATATCAAAAGTTTGAGAACAAGCTAACAAGCTAAGGAATCCTCCTTCTCCACTACATAGAAATGCCAACAAATGCCTCTAGAGGTTCTTCTAATAGTCTTCCCTCTCCTGCTCTATGTGTGACCATATCTTCAAACTTGTATGATTTGTCACGTTGTGGATGTGCATCATCAATAAGTTCGGGAGGTGTCTTTATAATCATCTCATTTGGGGAAATGCCAAATAAACCCAAAGATAAACGAGACTGTTGTTTTTTCAGCATCACTCGATGTTTTGTACTACGAATCCTTCCATTAGTCCATGCCTGTTTTtccatatattatataaatattaacTTAAAAACATATATCTAGAAAAAAATAACAATCAATAGAAACAAACATAAGAAAGAGAAAATATGCAAGATGAAATATTGAACATAGAGAAAAACTAGGTTTGTCAAAATTCAACACATATGTTACGCAAACCTAGCAGTTGTGGAAAGCCACTTGATTTAATAACAAAGTCCATGTGGTAAATACCCAGATAATGCTGAGTTCAAATCTCTACGATTTTTTCTACTGAAAACTCTCTAACATCCCAATGAACACTGATGCAAATTAGACATGCAATCCAATCTAGAAACAACACAGAAAACTAATATCTCTTAACAAGCAATTTTAACATGCATAAATCTCAAGTCAGTGGTTGGAGTCCTAATAGAATGAGTAATTCATATTGACTCACCTGAAAGGTATCGCCCGCCATGGCCACAAAAGTGTTAGGGACAGGTTTCACATCAACCCAATTCCCTGCCTTCAAAACCTGCAGGCCGCTGGACCCATCTCCATACAGAATACTAATACTAGTCCCATCCTTGTGAGGTCCAAGACCATACGATTCAGACGGCAGCTCAGACGGCACTTCATACATATTCATACGAAACAGGGCCTTCCCATGATCGAAATCACTCGCATAGTACTTTCCCACTCCTAAGCTCGCAAGAATTACTTGGTGCACTTTCTTTGACATCTCCATCATCTCACAGGTGAATTCTTCCATGGTTTCACTGTTCCCAAGCATTCCAAAACAAAAAGAGATGAACAAAGGAAAATTGATCAAATTTTTACAATATAGAAGTTCATAATTTAACTGTTTTTGGATTTAATTATCTCTTAATACTCTCTAACATTCTATGATAATCATTCTCAATGCAGGGCGGGTGTGAGGCCAGCGGATTGGGTCGAGTGGATCCCTACCATTCATCGAGGTCTTACAGGATTCCATAGAATTTTAGGGCAAGAAACTCCAATCCAATTGTAAGGGGTCTTTCACGAATTCTTTAGAATAGTATGATTCCATAAATTGTAAGGGGTCTTTCATGAATTCTTTAGAATAGTACGATTCCATAGAATTTTAGGGTGAGAAACTCCAATTCAATTGTAAGGGGTCTTTCACGAATTCTTTAGAATAGTACGATTCCATTGAATTTTAGGGCGAGAAATTCCAATTCAATTGTAAGGAGTCTTTCACGAATTCTTTAGAATAGTAAGAGGCTAGAATACATTATTGTGTATATTTTGTTAGTCATTCTACATCTCTTAATACTCTCTAACATCTTATGATGAATCACATCTaggaaaaaataggaaaaaattgGTTAGAGGGGCAGAACTCCTACCTGAAAAACTGGTTGCCCTGAGGCCACATGATATGAGAGAAGTCTTTCACAGCCTCCCGATCTGGAGCCCCAGCGAGCTCTATACCCAGGCTTTCGTAAAAGGGGGCCTCTGGTATCCCACCTACATAACCCATGAAAGGATTGGGCGAAACGTTTTTCTTCTTGGTCTCTAATGGAAGCTTGAACGCTTCCCTGGATGCCAAATCTGCTTTGCGGATTAGATCAGGGGAAATTCCATGGTTTACAATTCGAAAGCACCCGATTTCCTGGCAACCCTCTCTCACGGCTTGTAGGAATTCATCTTCTCGTGAGTGTGAGAGATCCAATTCGGGAATATCCTCAACCTCTGGTTCGCCTCTTTGAGTTGTGGTTGCAGGAGCCATTGTGATCCCTTTGAGTTTGGTACAGAGTGATTGAATTCTGAACTTACATAATAATTATTTGGGTTTGACTGCTTCAGAAAGTTGCTGGGTTTTTTAATGTCTGTAGTGGATTAGGTGCTTGTGTGAAATCATAGATTAAAAGTCTGCGTTCTAGAATTTACTTCTGTGCTGCAATTCCTATAGCCGGCTTAGATCTACCACCTATAAACAATAAATAATGTAAAATCATTGACTTACAGACAATGTTTCTTTTCTCGGTTGCGTAATTTCCACGGCTCTCCAGCGAATATTTTATCGCCTTTCAATGCCCACTTGGGCGTCAATTATATTAGAATTCAAATATGGATAGACATGAGATATTAGATTTCTACCTTTCATAATTATTAATGTGTTGTGCTTTTCAATTCGATGTGAGAGAAtttatttgcatcaatgtttcggatcacattcTATAATGTATGATACTATTTCATGGATAGACTTTTTATGGATCAATTAATAAGGAGTTTCTGGTTTAAATGACACAATATCAGTAGAAGATTTTGTAAATAAGGTAGAGAGTGAAGTGGGTTTAATCTTGAGAAATGTCTTGATTAATGAGATAGATATAGTGGACTTGATCTAGGGAAAACTCTATGCTTAAGTGTACTTCAATTGGAATAGTAGTAATATGTGCGATCTCCTAATAAAATAAGTCTTATTGCTTCACGTATGCGGGTACCACTTAGATACAATGGGTGTTAAGTggatcattcattctcatgagaaatGGGTTCATtcgaaccactactcatgaaatatgggccaatgagtttgatttaaaatcTCTTGATTATCACTTAGATTCAATGAATGCTAAGTGGACCAGACACTCTCATAAAAGATAGGTTCATGTGAACCACCACTAATAAAATATGAGATAATAAGTTTGACTAAAAAACCTgcataatttaaatttaatatcaaTAATATAAATATAGGTCAACGAGTTTGACTTAAAACTCCCTGATTATCTAAGTGGGGCATTCACTCTCATAAAATATGGGTTAataagtttgactcaaaaactctACAATTGAAATTTGATATTAATAACATAATTTGACACGCTATGAAAAATACCTCCAATTTATATAAATAGACATTGTCATTCTTATATGAATTGATGTTTAATATTAAaagacaaactaaactaaaatatgTCATTCTTGATAATATAATTGCAATCTATAATGTTAATCTCAATAAAAGAATTATGAAATATAATGTGAAATTATTCATTCATAAGTATTTTAAATCAATCTTTAAAATTATTGTTCAAAATCTTTGACTTGGTAGAGGTGGAAAATAAATCAGAAAAGTAGCTTTCACTTCACAATCAAAATAAATTAAGAAAGAATAGCTAAGCAGTCCCACCTCATCGACTAGGGAATGGCATTTACGTCGTCGACCGTTGAATACGAccgattcaattttatttttttaaaacgaCCAACATAGACTTTTGTTTTCGTATAATTTAGCCGTCGTGCTAGACCTAATCTCTAACAATCTAAATTTTAATGGTAGGAGTAATCGgtgttcaattttttatttttttttcaataatgtttAATTTTATAGTTGAAATTATGagtaataattaatatatttttaattttaataatcatgaattctgaagtatttaaaaaaaaataaaaaataaaatgtgttTACTATTTTTATTCAATATGTTCAATGGTAAaggtttaattaattttaatcatatATCTTGATATTAATTACCAAAGAAATAATAAATATCATTCAGTGGTTAGTACCTAGTTTTGGTTAGTACCTAGTTTTAATATGTAACTATAATATGATTGGTTTGTAAAATAAATTAACATAAAAGATAAAATAgtcaaaaaataatatttctaaacaattataaataaagattaaaactaaataatataattttaattgtaAGATTCTTACACATATTAATGTATTGCACATTAGATTATTTAAtttgtataattaaatttattcataaatattaatataatatatacatatatacatatacatattgttaGAATTTcacaaaggagattgttggcattccagtaaatttgttggtatgaggatattgagaaggttgttgaagatcatggatataactgagaaaggatgattactgtcttaataatattattttgtcattaatgtcaagcaattgattttctgattcagtatgatgttgccatatcttaatgagtatgttttgataagtataaagatgtcggttaagtgacacagaatgaatgaaaatgaaggggagtaataagttattcaatgggcaactattacagagttagacaat contains the following coding sequences:
- the LOC131062994 gene encoding probable 2-oxoglutarate-dependent dioxygenase AOP1, giving the protein MAPATTTQRGEPEVEDIPELDLSHSREDEFLQAVREGCQEIGCFRIVNHGISPDLIRKADLASREAFKLPLETKKKNVSPNPFMGYVGGIPEAPFYESLGIELAGAPDREAVKDFSHIMWPQGNQFFSETMEEFTCEMMEMSKKVHQVILASLGVGKYYASDFDHGKALFRMNMYEVPSELPSESYGLGPHKDGTSISILYGDGSSGLQVLKAGNWVDVKPVPNTFVAMAGDTFQAWTNGRIRSTKHRVMLKKQQSRLSLGLFGISPNEMIIKTPPELIDDAHPQRDKSYKFEDMVTHRAGEGRLLEEPLEAFVGISM